The Bos indicus x Bos taurus breed Angus x Brahman F1 hybrid chromosome 10, Bos_hybrid_MaternalHap_v2.0, whole genome shotgun sequence genome has a segment encoding these proteins:
- the TMEM202 gene encoding transmembrane protein 202, with translation MEREEQTVFTFYYPEVPKVKGDRRYRRPTLPTQHPSALMPPQRRQQHVDQTHTYIRMFCGSLCGFSLLVLICMSPLNWVQFLVINDGLELYAGLWIPCNHELCWSHTPKPPYYLQYSRAFFLISVFTILVVLGWLFSSCLPRRGRVTGNLDLKVSMLSFISASCLLLCLILFLEQVDLYTSETVDSALLWPYQVNWGSDFIYLFAGIVSFLNYITSRSPSLDQDITAVPTEKSRLGFGPVTLPVEDALSELLTESSSEISQTHQI, from the exons ATGGAGAGGGAGGAGCAAACAGTCTTCACCTTCTACTATCCCGAGGTTCCCAAAGTCAAGGGGGACCGGAGATACCGAAGG CCTACCCTCCCCACCCAACATCCGAGTGCCTTGATGCCACCCCAGAGGCGACAGCAGCATGTGGATCAGACACACACCTACATCCGAATGTTCTGTGGCAGCCTCTGTGGCTTTAGCCTCCTAGTGCTGATCTGCATGTCCCCACTGAACTGGGTGCAGTTCCTGGTGATCAATGATGGCCTTGAGCTCTACGCAGGACTCTGGATCCCATGCAACCATGAGCTGTGCTGGAGCCACACACCCAAGCCACCCT ATTACCTCCAATATTCCAGGGCCTTCTTCCTCATCTCTGTCTTCACCATACTTGTTGTCCTTGGCTGGCTCTTCAGTTCTTGCCTCCCTAGAAGAGGAAGGGTGACTGGTAACTTGGATCTGAAGGTATCCATGCTCAGCTTCATCTCAG CCTCCTGCTTGCTGCTCTGCCTCATCCTGTTTCTGGAACAGGTCGACTTGTATACTTCAGAAACAGTGGACTCAGCTCTCCTATGGCCCTATCAGGTTAATTGGGGAAGTGACTTCATATACTTGTTTGCGG GGATTGTCTCCTTCCTCAATTACATAACTTCCAGATCTCCTTCTCTGGATCAAGACATCACCGCAGTTCCTACAGAAAAGTCAAGGCTGGGATTTGGTCCAGTGACTCTGCCTGTTGAAGATGCCTTGTCAGAGCTTCTGACAGAATCTTCGAGTGAGATCAGCCAAACCCATCAAATATAG